The genomic DNA aaaaaagaaaattagggatattttggtcttttttagtatttttaaaccCTAAATTTGACAGATATGtttaaattgagagcaattgaaagttcaatgaaccaaattgagagattttaaaaattgaagggtttTGTCAAATTTGATGAAAGTTATGaagttttttgtaaaattaccccaataaaatatctaaaaaaaactGTCggtattgtaaaataaaaaaagtaggaTTTACACGCAAAACACGTTAATAAAGATACCAGGTGATTACTTGGTTGCAAGTGACAGGCGTGTCTCTATCTCCCATGCTTAGAGCTCCACATGTCATCCATCTGGACAACTGGTGGGAGAGGTTTTCATGGGGGGGTGGTTGGTTGTCTTAAATGTGGTGCTTAGTGGCGGTATGTATAGGAGGAATAAAAGGGGATGATGCATTTGGAATGTTTACAACTTACATGGAATttagctcttttttttaaaaaaaaaaatttatgggctTTGGAATTTTAGCTCCTCTTCTTGTGTGGTACTGGACCACTGGTGCATCAACTGTTGGTCACTTGGTCCTGCTTGTAAGTGAGTTGTACTCCGAAATGCTtgatggagtttttttttttttccagcccAAAGATGCGGTCGAGGACAACTCTTCTAATCACGttgaaatcatttttgttttgtagttttttggTCCCCATTTCTTCCTACTCTCTTGTCTTGTACTTCTGATCACTCAGAAGTTTGAAATTTCTATATTTTCCCCACACCCTTtctttcttcccctttttttcCTGGGACTGATGATGAAGAATTGAAGATGCAGAGGAGTTTATTCAAAGCAGTAATTGCATTGATTAGAACATGGACAGAGACAGTTGCCTTCAAATTTAATCAAGACTGGTTTTTTCCCCTTCTTAACGATGCATATAAGAATACAACCCACTTGGTGACCCAATGGACGAAGGCAACCCTTTTCTGCGCCATTTACATGAGTTTTGGTTGCGTTTACTAACAGTTTCCTCCTTACTATAGTTTTCACAATAGCATTTTGTAATAAAGCGGCATTTTATGTTACATTCTTATATcatttacaattaaattttatcGTTTAATATAAACTGACGTGGCTATTCACGCTGCACTACCACTTTAAcaacaatcaaatttaaaatatttagttgTTCAAGTGATAAATGTCGTGTGAAAAACTATTTtggtttgtaagaaatttatagtGAAATTTATAGAATTATGTTAAGAACCACACTTTTGTCTCACAAATATCACACAATATTAACATGGCAGAGCAATGAATGATCAGAACTGtgataattatgagataaaatgTGGTTTATAGCATTCATGAAAATTATAACACAGTAATACTGGAATTGGCATAGTCCAACCAATACGTGTCAATTCTAACTAACCCTTGAATTCAATAGTTAATTGAGATTGATttctaaggggtagctcaatctaCTGTAGACTATATCTCATAAAACGAAGGTCATTAGATCGAATcatcctctttctttctctcttgtacagacatataaaaaataaaataaaaaagaaactctTACATTAACATTgtgagataaatttaaaataaaaattgtgttctTTCTTATTTCTTGAATGGATTATTTATCTACAGTGGCCATAACACCATGACATATATCTCCCGTGatagaattcataatgaaatagaaatataaataaattacggaagtaaaataaatgagagacaAAGATTTTAACGTAGTTCGGTCAACGACCTACATCCACATATAAAGCCCAAAGGGttacattaagctcttattgaatgatttgtttacaatatagaatattctatttatagaacttacacataaatgtaatcttaatcaaattccATAATTTaaggtgatcaaatcataatcaaattcctaaattaggctaatctaatcttcatcaattataatcaaatctctgcctttagggtcattcaaatatactctaacatccttcttcaaactcaaggtagaagatcctgaaaccttgagtttgactTATGTCTCCCCCAAGTGCATGTTGAAGGGGATGCAAAAGCCGTGATCGATTCTGTAAACTTGGGGGAGAAGGATAGCAGCTAGATGTGGCATATTATTGAGGATATAAAATTGGAACTACGGGTGTTTCAACAGTGGCAGCTTACTTTTACTAGGAGAGAAGGAAATCATGTGGCCCATTTATTAGCAAAATATGCGGCGGAACATGCCCATGAATCTTGTTGGAAAGATATACCCCCTGACTGTATTCGTGATGCTGTGTTACTAGAGCAAGCTTCTCTAGTTTTTGGAATTATAATGAGAAGTCcgtttgttataaaaaaaaaaaaaaaaaaaaaattaaaaaaatcctaaattaggctaatctaatcttcatcaatcataatcaaattcaTAACTTTATGGTCATTCAAATATGCTCTAACGAAGccttggagaaaaaaaaaaaagcccaaaaataattaaaagcaaAGAGCCATGGGGGGGGGGGGCACACCCTCAACTCCTAAAAATCTTCTTACTTATGGTGGAATTTCTTTCTTATGACATGGTTATGCGACTTATGCCCCCCTCAATAGCTCAAGTCAAGCCATTTAGGACGGTACGGTTTGCTAATGCTTTAACTATCCAATAGTTGGAAACTCTCACTTTTCTAAAAAAGATTAATATATCTTGTCGTTGCTTTAAAGGtaaatataaatgtttacaCCTTTAATACCACACAAGTCAAgccatatttaatgttttacaCCATAAGTCCTGTAACTTTTTCACCTTTAACGTGAAACACCAATTTTAGAGACATCGAGCATTCTTTGTATCCTTAccaaacttatttttttatttttttttttttagttattttggtacgctaaatcattaaaaatcacaaaaaataatcCCCAACAGCCTCACCAAAACAACGATTTTGGTTTGATGAATGAATAGTTCTCACTAAAGATAGTGAGTACTATTCATTcactaaataaataagaaataatataaattttctctcgTTCCATattcctttgaaaaaaaatatttgaatagaatagtaaaagttgataattaaaataataaggtTGTTGGAGTACTTTAAAAAAGTAGgtaattaaaatagataaaagtgtacttttaattattttgatgagtAGAATTTGGCGAAGCCAAAAactcccccccccccaaaaaaaaaaaaggaagagccATGGCCAGGGGACGGGGGTCGAGGGGGGCCCACCCtcaactctaaaaaaaaaaaaaagaaaaggagaaggaaaGAGCATTGGGCAGGGGGGGGGGTTCGAGGGGGGCCCACCCTCAACTCCTAAAAATCTTCTTACCTATGGGGTAGAATTTTTACTTGTGTCATGGTTATGCGACTTATCCCCTCTTAGTAGCTCAAGTCAAGCCGCTGTACATGGTTTTGCAGATTTTGAAGtccaaaaaattgttgaagaggGTGATAGGTTTTATTCATACATTGAATTTAACAGAGGAGAAATTCCTGGCGAAGTTCATATTGAggtatgtaattaatttttttatatttagatttagattgttcttttaaatttaatatttatattgctattcttgataattgtttttatatttaattatttatgaatatatataatttttgtttatattttaattgtataacatatataattgtGGTTATTTAAGATTATGGAGAAAAACAACAACTTTATTGAGCTTCAATCAAATTATAAACGAACTCGAGTTGTACTAGATCTAGCAAAACTATGAAGAGATtcttgcttaagaaaaaaaattgcgattaTCATTTTAGTGATAGAAACCAGATAacttattatattaattatatattttttaatatttttaattaatttttgttaaactttatttttttattcatagaAAAAGTTGGGCCGTACACAGGACATGTATTATGTATGAGTCGTGATTCAGAGTACGCACGCCGtgtggaaaatttttttttaatattttaatgcaaaaaaaaaaaaaaaaaattgcgggGTGCTAACTATTTTACTTCACCCATTATGTATATATTTCCATATTCGAATCTAAACATATTCCCATCCCCCAAACAATAATAACACAAGCAAAAACGATGACGTAGAACGCTAAAACAACTGCATAAAAATATGGGATAAAGTGGGTCCAGGACACTCTTGCTGTAGGCTTCTGATTGGATCTGAGAAAAGAGCATTATGTTCGGTTGGTGTTACGGCATacacacaagaaaaaaacaaacgcTTGGGCGCAGAACCGTTGGATTCCTTTGATGATCAAACCGAGGATTGGGGAGTGGGAAAAGTGGAACGTATAAAAGTGACGAACCCGCACGTTTGCAGATCCTCCTCTACAGCTCTACTGGCAGACACAgagacaaaagagagagagagagagatggcagCCGACTTGGTGTGCTGTGGGACGCAATTCTTCCTATACGTGCTGGTGATCATAGGGCTGGTGTGCTTTGCCGGTATCATGGCTGGGCTCACCCTGGGGCTCATGTCTCTGGGACTCGTCGACCTGGAGGTCCTCATAAAATCCGGCCGGCCCAAGGATCGCTTGTACGCCGGTACTTCTCTCTCACAcgcttcttcctcttttctttcctttcctttattcgttttctttttgtggGTGAGTTTTCGAGGTCAAAATGAAGAAACTTTTATGAAGGTTGTTGAAAAGAAAACTATGAATTTCTACATTAATCCCACAACCCAGTTGGCTCCTGATTTAATTAATCTCTATTTGCCTTTTCGGGCTTCTGAATTTTTAAGGATTAAGAGGTGTTATTTGTGGAGGTTTTAGTAGTATTAACTATGCTAGCAATGGGAGAACTTGGTGCTTTTCCATTGCTTTGAACGGCTTGTGTTATAATTTTATGTGATTCTTCATGTTTAGAATTAGGCAACTAGTGAATGGTAGTTTTTTCGGTAGGAAATGCCTTCCCAAAGAAAAGGTATAAGCTTAAGTTGCACATCTGAGCTAATCCTGTTGGTAGGAAAATCTCACATGGATTCGGCTGAAGAGATCTAAGTTTGAAGTGATGtgctgtgatttttttttttcagctaaAATATTTCCAGTGGTAAAGAATCAGCATCTTCTACTTTGTACACTATTGATTGGCAACGCTTTAGCGATGGAGGTAACTACATGGTTCTTGTGGAACCTAAAATATATCGTGTAAAGATTGGTTGATCTTACcaattgttttcaaatgatttttttctctctctctctctctgcagaCTCTTCCCATATTCTTGGACAAGCTTGTGCCTCCATGGGCAGCAATTCTGATATCAGTGACTCTCATCCTCATGTTTGGTGAGGTAGTTTGTCATCAAATCCAAATGGGAATAGTTTGATTTGTAATGTCGTCCGCTCCCCAAaatttttctagttttatatGCGTATGTTTCATTACAGATAATGCCACAAGCGGTCTGTACTCGCTATGGCTTGAAAGTTGGAGCAACAATGGCCCCTCTCGTTCGTGTTCTTCTTTGGCTGTTTTTCCCTATTTCTTACCCAATTAGTAAGGTAGAATGAATGTAGAGattatatgaaattacatatttttatcCTGTGTTTTGTGCAAGTTGGGctgcttattttatttagttgtgTGGAGAATAACATCTACTATTCTTTTCTTATAACCAAGGTTTtcatgttattttctttcttttcaattaaTGCGCTACAATATTAAGTGCAGGTGTTGGATTGGATGTTGGGTAAGGGACATGCTGTCCTTTTACGGAGAGCAGAGCTCCAAACTTTTGTGACTTTTCATGGAAATGAGGTATGGTAATGGAGAGCAGAGCATCAGGAATGTTGAAACTGTCTCCTTGGAATTTTGTGCAAGATGTTTATTCCCAGGGAGATGACAACCTAGTGGCTTATGTTTCAATGCTCTGGACTGTCTCCCATTCCCCTGGTTCTCTGATGTAAAATGGTATgcatatttttgttgtttaggcCGGGAAAGGCGGGGATTTAACACATGATGAGACTACTATCATCACTGGGGCACTTGAATTGACTGCAAAGACTGCAAAAGATGCCATGACTCCCATATCAAATGCATTTTCCCTAGATCTGGATTCAAATCTTGATTTGTGGGTTTCTggattcattttttgttttcttcatcaTGTTATTCTGTGTTCTAAcccctccttctctctctctctctctttctgctATACAGGGAGACATTGAATGAAATAATGACAAAGGGTCATAGTAGAGTTCCGGTTTATGCTGGAAACTCGAAGAACGTAGTTGGACTTATTCTGgtaatttcatttctttctgTTAGTGTGatacaattgatttttttttttttttttttgggtaagttgAATGGATTATTGTTTTCGATGATCTACATAtatcttacttatcaaaaaaaaaaaaaaaatgtttttcatctGCTTATATAATATACCTTGTTCACATGATCATATCTCCCATTTGTCTAAGGAAGTGACAAGAGGGTAGCCTTAGGTAAACAGCTGATGAGATAAACACGTCTCTTTTGTCTAACTTAAAGGTTGATGTTGCTGTGTGATTATCCAAGTTGTGTATGTAGTGTGCTAAGCTAAGTGTGAGTTTTATTGTAGAATGC from Corylus avellana chromosome ca6, CavTom2PMs-1.0 includes the following:
- the LOC132183808 gene encoding DUF21 domain-containing protein At1g47330, with protein sequence MAADLVCCGTQFFLYVLVIIGLVCFAGIMAGLTLGLMSLGLVDLEVLIKSGRPKDRLYAAKIFPVVKNQHLLLCTLLIGNALAMETLPIFLDKLVPPWAAILISVTLILMFGEIMPQAVCTRYGLKVGATMAPLVRVLLWLFFPISYPISKVLDWMLGKGHAVLLRRAELQTFVTFHGNEAGKGGDLTHDETTIITGALELTAKTAKDAMTPISNAFSLDLDSNLDLETLNEIMTKGHSRVPVYAGNSKNVVGLILVKNLLAVDPDDVVPVRKMIIRKIPRVSEDLPLYDILNEFQKGHSHIAVVYKDNEKKEVSKKGKGGEQLEFKDSCKKHRGKSEASPNKDNLDVGPTSGTKNVGTESKSDDGLTAMAKIDGGQQMKKNPQAAAYKKRHRGCSFCILDIESAAIPEFPSNEEVVGVITMEDVIEELLQEEILDETDEYVNIHNRIKINMNASQEMAPDSNSPQQPSPGACITRPLISGLSPSIVSPAPTPSPSY